GATCAAAGGAGCGAGGCGCATTGGTGCGAATATTATCCGGATTTTCGATCACAATGGGCAATCCAAAGGCTATGTTGTTCTACTTGGCATTGCTGCCGAGCATCGTAACACCAGAAAGCTTGAACGCGTCGATGGTGATCTCACTCGCATTGGCTGTGATTATCGTCTTAGGCACGGTGTTCGCGGTTTACGTCTATGCAGCGGAAAAGGCGCGGAGCGCTCTGACCAGTGCTCAGTCAATTAGAACCTTCAACCGCATCACAGGCACTGCACTCGGAGGGGCCGCTGTTTGGATCGCCGCCAAATAATGGTCATTCCCAGAATAGCTACAACTTGGAAGAATAAACATGCCATCACTTGAACTCTTGATAGCTTTTCTTGTTGCAACAAGCATCTTTGCATACATGCCGGGCCCGTCGACCCTTTATGCAGCCGCCCAGACCATCGCAAGAGGTCGGCGTGCTGGTTGGTTTGCTGCTTTGGGCATTCATATCGGCGGGTACGTTCATGTTTTCGCGGCGGCAGTCGGACTTGCATTCCTGTTTGAGGCCGTCCCAGCAATGTATCTGGCTCTGAAACTGGCAGGGGCGGCATATCTTATCTGGCTTGGGGTGACGATGTTTAGGTCCAAGCAGGCGATACAGGACAAAGATGGTGATACAGATGCAAAAGCCAAGAAGAGCGCAAAGCGGGCGTTTTGGGAAAGTGTTTCTGTTGAAGTGCTCAACCCCAAAACTGCAATATTTTACCTCGCTTTCCTGCCTCAATTCGCTGACCCAAGCGCATCATTCGCAATCTGGCTCCAACTTCTGATCCTTGGGACGATTGTCAATTTCATGTTTTCTAGCGCAGATGCCTTGTGTGTCATTCTCGCGGACAAAGTAGCCGCATATTTCAAATCTTCCGGTTCGACAAATCACATAGTCCACAAAATTGGCGGGAGCGTCTTGGTCGGATTAGGTGTCAGGCTTGCGTTGGATAAATGAAGAAAACGGACATTCGCGCAGAGTGCAGAATCCGGCAAAGAGGGCTCCAAGCCGACATTAGCTGCGTGTGGTGCGAACGACCGCTTAGCTCGAAACAAGCCTCTCCACCGATTCCTCTTCAAACTACGGCACTTCGGTTATCTCCCCTTCCAAACGATCTAGATCTCCGAGAGCAAGCTTCACCTCTGTCGCGTCCTCTGCTGATGGGCGCTCGACAGCAAGATCGGTTTGTCGTGAGAAATCCATCTCGAACTGCCGCTGATCCTCTGCGAGGACAGCGGCTCGGGCAGGCCTGCCTTCAGCTGTGGAACTTGGGCTCGCTAGGGAATTTATACTAGCATCCGCAATTCCCATCCGCGCCTCAAAATCCCGTTCCGACAGCCCTGACCCCCTCGGTGCCGTCGGCATTGCCCGTACGCTCAAAGGCAATTCACCCATCGGCGCAGGTGGTTCGGTCGGAAACGGCAACTCCCCCTCCTGCGCCCCGTGAATGCCTTTGAAGAACGGATCCTCGTAATAGACCACGCGCTTGGCCCGGACCGGCATCTGCGCGTCCACGACAACGACGATCTCGTCGAGCGGCAGACGGCGCGCTTCGTCCTCAGGCAGGAGCGAGGTTTCCTCTGTCCGCTCTGACTGGCTCCGCCCTTCAAATGGGTTCTTGCCGATGGAACGGGATTTCGTGACGACCGTCTTGGTTGTCTTGCCAACAGCCTTGCTGAGTTCCTCGACGGTCTTCTCGTCTGAAGGCGTCAGGTAGAGCTTGATCCCCGCGTTCCCTTGCAGCGCCCGGCGCGTGTTCTCTCCGTAGATTTCGTCGATGGCAGGAATGGTCTGGGTAACGACTGCAAGATGCCCGCGATAATGGCGCAGAACCTCGATACTCTCGGCAACGATCGGCATTTTACCGAGGCGATTGAACTCGTCGAGCATGATCATCACTGGCCAGGGCTCGTCCGGGCCGGGGTCCTTGTCCTGCAACGCGGATAGCAAGTCGGAGAAAAACAGCCGGATCAGCGGTGCCAGTGGCTTCACCATGAGGGGCTGGACGACCAGATAGACGCTGAAGGGCTTCTTGCGGATTGTCCGGAAGTCAAAGTCAGACACCATGGTCGCCTCATCGATCGCCGGGTTCTGCCATTGATCGAGGCCCGAGGTCATTAGAAGCGATACATAGGACGTCAGCGTGTCGTTGTTGGTGGAGGCGAGCCGCGTGAATATCAGCTTGGCGGCCGCATTATCGACTTCGTGGGAGCGCGCGAGATATTCCTTCTGCTTGTTCCCCCCAGACGCCGAGATGCGATAGATTTCTCCCAAGGTGGGCCTGCGGCGTTGAAACGCTAAGAGCCCCGCCGCGACAAAGAGATCAATCCCACCCTTCAGGAGACCCTGAACCCGGTCATTGTCATTCTGCAGAAACAGCGTCGCCAAGAGCTGCAACTCCATCTGTTGGCGTGCCGGGTCTTCAAGCTCAAAGATGCGCAGAAGTGGATTGTAGCGATGGGTACGCTTGCTTTCCCAATCCGTTGGAGCGAAGCGGAACACCTTATCGCCCTGCGCCGCCCGATGCCGGGCCGTCGCCTCATAACATTCCCCTTTCACATCGAGCGTAACGGCAGATCCTTGCCAGGTCAGCAGGTTCGGAATGACAAAGCCGGTGGTCTTACCGCGCCCTGTCGGGGCGACGATCAGCGCGTGGGGAAAGGTCTTGGAGCAGAGAAACGGCGAGCGTGATTTTGGTTTGCCCAGCTTGCCGATCACAAAGCCCGTGCCGGGCTTTCCGAAGAACCCATTGCGCTTCATCTCCCGGCGTGTCTGCCAATGGGTGTAACCGAAGCGCGTTAGGGCAGAGCCGGACATGGCAAGGCTCATCATGAGACCCACCATCCCAGCCGCGCCCATGATCAGATTGATCAGTCGGAAATCATCGGGACGAACCGCGCCGATAGCCCGGTAGTTCTGTGCGATGTAGAAGAAGTCGATCTCCGCCTGGAAGCCCAGATCCCGGAAGGTCAGCACGGCAGAAGCAATGACATAGCCAATCGCGATGGCCACGAGCGTGACCAGCACCACCCCGAGAGCGAGACGCCCTTTTCCCATGGACCCCATCAGTGGGTTTCCCCACGTTCACTTTCCCCATCGACCAGATCGGCACGGTTGAGCTCGTATTCCCGATCGGCGATCTCCTCGACCACGGCACGCGTTGCCTCGCTGTTGGCCGTCGCGCCGTCGGATTGCAGGTAGTGTTTCGCCGCATAGAGCCGGTCAAGACGATCCTCGATCTGGTCTTTCAGGACATCCACATCCCCGCCCCGAAGGCGCTCGATTTGAGTTTCTTCCAACTCTCGCTCAACCGCTTCCCGATAGTTGAGACGCTGACCCTCATCTGGGAATGGTGAATGCAGATTTCCGGCCCGCTCGTGGTCGATAACCCTCCGCAGATCGGCATCGGCAGTTGGCCCGGTTTCAGCGGGTTTGGCGTCTCGCTCTTCGACCAAATGGTCGTTTCGCTCGCTCAGAACAGCGTCCCGCGCCTCATCAATCACCCCGTCCTGGCGCAGCACCTGGTGACGCTCGAGCGCGATCCCGAGCTGTACGTGAGCCCGGTTAAGGGTCTCGCGTGCGGTCTCCAGATCTGCCCGTCGCACCAGATTGAGACCGTCCTTCTCCGCCACCCGCGCAAGATCGTCTGCGATCCACTGACGCTCGAGGGCTGCATTCTGCGCCCCGCTCTCCATCCTTGCGACGACAACAGACGAACTGATCCCGGTTCCGCGCAGCGCGGTATCCACCTGCGCCCGAACCTCCGGGTCCTGTAGCCTTTCAAGCTGATCCCGGTCGATATTGACCTCGGAATAGACTCCACCATCGGAGGGCTTTTCTGTCAGCGTCACGGAGCGCAGCCCCAAAGGTTGCATATGTGCCAGCCGCGATTGGATCTCATTAAGGCTCTTCTCAAGCCGTGGCCGCTCAGTCTCGGGTTTTTCGGCGATCATCCCTTGAATGCGCTCGACCTGGTCGGCGTAGCGGGTTCTCAGATCCTCGAATGATTGGTCTTCCGCCATATAGACGCCTCCTTCAGAAGTAAGCTTACCGCCCTTCGCCAGAAGCTCTCCGGACCGGAAGAGCGCATTGGCGATGTCCTCGCGGTTGTCCGCAGAGGCCTCTGCAGCGAGCGAGTGATAGATGGTTCGCGTGTTTGCGATCTCTTCGAGCGCGCGGGTAAGGTCAGCCCCAACGCGAGCCCGCGGCTCCGGCACCCTGCCCTCTTCCTTCGCGGCATAGACCTCACGCGTTCTGGCTGGGTAATGTATAACGCCTCGATCCAGCCGTCGCGTGGCCTCCAGACGCACCCCAAACTTCTCGGCCTCCTCGACCATGGCGAGGCGGAAGTCGTCGTAGTTGAACCGATGATCCCGGGCCAAGAAGAAGAACTCACCCTCCTGAGAGCGACGGTTCAATACTATATGTGCGTGGGGGTGATCACGATCCTCATGGACGGCAATGATGAAGTCGAAATGCCCCTCGTCTGACTGAAAGAACCGCTGCGCGACATTGGCGGTAATGTCGCGCACATCCTCGCCCTTTGTGCCGATCGGATAGGACATGAGCATATGGGTGGTCTGTCCGAGCTTGGGCTTGAACCCGGCGCTCCAGCGCTTGGAAAATCGCTCGGTTAGGTCTTTGACTTCCTTCGCCTCGAGCTTCGACTTCCCGTCCAGGAACCCGCTGCTATCGACAATATGGGTCGACTTCGTGGTCAGATAATCGAGCTGGTTTGCGAGTTGTGATTTCGTATGCGTGCCGCCACTCCGGATCGCCTTGAAGACAGCAGCCCGATGCCCTGCAGCAGCCCGCACGAGCTGCTTCTGCCGCCCGGCCTGCAAGCCCTGCATCGAACCGCGCACACGGCTCCAGCCATCCCTAAAGACTTCCCCGGTAACATCATGGACCGCATCATTCAGCCGCATGGGCAAACTCCCTCAGAGCGGCGGTTGCAGTGAGCTGCATCGCATCCCGCCGTCGGCGCAAAAGCAGATCAATCTCATCAGCGGAATCAAGAATAAACCGCGCCAAACCACGCATCTGTGCAAGGCGCAATTCGGAGAACTCAACGACCGCGCCACTCTCATTACCCTGCCCTCCACGATTAGCTTGCATCATCTGTTTGGCAATCTGCGCGACACCATTGCCGACCTCGTGCAAAGAGGCCCGGTAGCGTGCCATCTCACCGGCCAATTGGGCATCCGGAACAAAGGTTCCACCTGCCGCCTGGATGAGCCGTCTCAGCCCCTCCGTGCGGTTTTCAACACCGGCCGAGGCCAGAACCGCATCCAGCGCTTCAAGCTCCTCAGGGGTTAGCTTCACCGTCACCGCAGCCGACGCGACGCCGGTATCCTTCTGACGTTCGCGATCAGCTTTCAGCGTATAGCGCACCGCGCGCGCAGTCACGCCAAACCGTTCCGCCAGCATCGCCGTCGAGACACCTTCCCCGGCCTCGCGGACAATCTCCATCTTCTCGGCATCAGTCAGTCTTTTCGCCTGGGACATGCGGAAGAAAGCCCCCCTATTTCCTGCCAACTTCATTCAAGGTCGCATTCAACATACGAAACTATAGCAAATGGTCAATGCTATATTTATGTTCATTCATCTGACGCGACCTTGAATTCCGTTTCAGGCCGAGTACCAAAGGTGCGAGGCCCGGCCCGAAGGGCCCCAAAAAAAAGAGCCCCCTCCACCAGCACCCACCCTTCCCCTTCTTCATGCCCGCACCTGAGATTCAGACCGAACACGCATGTGTTCGGACGGAAGCGAGGGGCGGCGCTCACCCTCACCGACAGGACTGACAGACAGGGTCAAGGGTGGTCAGATTTGGCCCGCCAAATCTCTGCCCCAAAAACTGACAGGCACCGCCTGACCGTTTTTGGGGATGACCCCCTTGAGGCTGGCTGGCAGGTCTGTCGCGGTCCTTCTTCCGATACATCTTCAGGGCCGTTTGCGGTCCTGGCCTTCGGCCTGTAGCCCGGTCAATTCGTTAGGGCAGCAGTTCTTCGCGAAGCGTTCCCTGGGACAGGGAAAGGGCCGCCTCACGGCGGCCCATCCTCATCAGAGGATTTACTCCTGTGGTTCCTTCGCGCTTGGTGGGAACATCACCAGCTCCTGGACTGCGACCGGGAAGTCGAGCTTGAGGCTGAAGAACTCGGTGCCGTCTCCGTTGCGGGTATTGCGGAACATGGCTCCGACGCGTTGGAAGCGGGTGCGCTCCTGGCCTTCGTTGTCAGTGAACTTGACGGGAACGGTTGCGACGTAGTGGTTGGTCATTTGGGTCTCTCCTTTTTGCGATGAGGATCTCCCAGCACGGGGGCACAAGGACCGGTCGCAAGCGCAAATGCGGAGGGTCCGCGCGCGCGCGCGTGGAAACCGTATTTGTGCTTGCCGGAGCGTCAGCGGAGGGAACGATCGGGCCGACCCCGTGCGATCCACATCAATAAGCAAAAAAGAGAGACCCAAATTTGCACCGCCACATTGAAGTCGTTGCCGATCCCGTAGATCCCGCTTGGCGAAGGCCTGGTTCGCCCAGCTCCTACGCATCTGCAAAATGATCCGTCGCGCTCAACAAATGGCGGATCAGTGTTCAGCCTCAAACGAAGATCGCTCGCCAGTGTCAGGATGGCGTCCTTGTTACCGGCACCAGGCTTGGGGACGTGGAGGACAACTGGTGCGGCCACATCGGTAAGGCACGGCTAATCCCTCGCCGATCAGGATATGTCCCACATCTTGACCGTCTACAAATAGCGAACCGCAGAACCGCCCGAAGTTGCATTGATCTGTGCCCTCCGTCCCTGGCCGACAGGAGCACGCCACCCTCTCAAATTCTATCGCCGTCGCATTTTGCACCAACTGACGAAGACGTGCCGTGGCGCGTTCTCCGACCCGGCGCTCTGCGGTGCAGGACGGCTTCCATGTCTCAGGCGCGTTAAACCCGACGAGGCGCATATTCGCCGTCATGCCGCGGATGTCGACCGTGTCGCCATCAATGATCCGAACATCGCTGGCACGAAGGCCCTGATCTTGCGGGACAGATCTGACCGTGGATGGGGCTAAGGAAGACAGATAGCGGGATGACATCCAGCCGGTCCCGAGGTTTGATCGTATTTGAACCCACTGCCCGTCATCGCGAAGTTGTTCGACGCGCGTCCCCTTTAGCAAGACGCCCATCACGGCATTCGATGTGGAGGGTCCGGCTCGCTGGTTCACGCGCGCGCCTGTCACATAGGCGTAGGCAATATTGGTCGCTTGTCGTGGGGATTCTGTTGACGGGCTGTCAGACGTGGACCGTGAAGATGTTGAATCAAACACTGCTCCAACGACTGCGAAGAAAGCGACAGCGATAATCAGCGGAACCATGATTTGCCGTTGCGCCTTGCGCACGGCACGCCGGGGTGCGGTGATCGCACGGGTCACGGTCATAGGGCGGGATCGCGCCTGATAAGATTTGGAGCCGCGCTTTGGCACCGGAGTCGAATTGCGGTTGTTGTCTGTTGACGGGGTTTGAGCCGGCTTCTCCCTCTCCAATTTCAGGGTTTTGTGCAGGCTGGCATATTGGGCCTTGCTCAGGCGTGTCCTGGTCCCGTACCGCTCAAACCGTTCAGCCATGTTCGTAAGAAACGACATTTCCCATTCGTTCGCCTGCCCGGACTGCAAACGCGCATCAATGCGCGATTGAATCTCTTTGGTACGTTCCGGGGAGAAGGGCATCGAATGAAGAACCTGTGAATTTGGTATACGGCGCAACAAATGTCATTTGCGGCAACGGCACAAAAGACCGAGACTACATCGAGATACTTACAATTGGAATTGATGGCGAAGCCTCCGGTTTGGGAATCCCGCCACGTGTAAACGAAGAAAGGGCCGCCCGAAGGCGACCCTCTCTGATTTATTGATCTGCAGTCGTCTTAGCAGGGTCCGCGACCCGCATGACTGTCAGACCCTTCGCCTCGGCTTTCTGCCCGAGGTTCAGCGCGACCCCGTTGCCGCCGAAGAGAACAACCCCGGTCGCGGCGAACTTGTCGTCCAGCATCTCATCGTTACACTTGAACGGAGCGGCACGTCCGTGCGCGGACCAGCGCGGATCGAATCGCGCCTGTGCAACCCCACGGGCTCGTGCCCATCTTGCCGCGATCATCTCGGCCCCATGCTTGGCGCCCTTGTGGCAGATGAAAATATCCTGATTGCGGTTTTGCTTGATGCGATCCCGAACCTTGTCGAGTGTATTGAAGATAACGTCGATATCGGCCCAGTCGGTTGCGCCTGAGACGATCAGGGGAACCCCTTCGACTTTCGACTTGGCGGCTGTCTCGCGATCATGCTGTTCTAGGAGTTGCTTTGCTTCAAAGACAGCTCCTGTCTCTTGCGCTCGAACGCTGGCCCGTGATCCCGATGCCGGGATATAGCCATTGCCCGTCTCGACCTCGTAGCATTCTGCCGCTGCCTCGGACATCACCTCGATGGCGCCGACGATCTCGCGGAGCTGCAGGAAACGCGCTTGCGCCTCTTCCAAGGCGGTCTCAGCGATCTCCGATCCGTCATGGGATTTTGCCAGAGCCCCGATCTTGTCGGCCGTGCGATCAACTTCTTTGCCAAGAGCAACTTTGCGGCGCTGCAGGATTGTCGCCAGCCCGTGGGCGAGTGGTTCGATCTCGGCTTCAAGACCGGTGCTGCGAAGCTGACCGAGCAGGGTCTCAAAGGTTTCGCGGATGATGCTGTCTATTAGGATGTGATCCTCAGGGATCGGCAGGTCTGCGTCCTTCTCCGTCAGGCCGAATAGTTCGATGGTCTCGTATGTGTTCGCTTGATCGTAAGCCATGTTCTTATCTCCAGATGTTTGGCTCACCACGTGAGTGTGGCGGCATGGCCGAATGTCTGGTTCACCGAATCTGTTTGGGTCAGGGACGGCAAAGCCGCCAGCTTGCTGGGCGCAAAAGTTTTCCGAACGCATCGCTCACCACAAGCGCGCCATCAAACACCTGCCCGGCGCCCCCAACTCCCCCTAACCCTCGCCGAAAAGTTTTGCGATCCTTGACGCGGGCTGATTTGGGGGCCATCCGGAGGATATGCTTCCGCTCTCATGTATGTGTGTTTGACGGTAGGTTTGCCCAAACGAGCAGGCAAACGGCGCGACCGGACGCGGAAGACGGATGAAGCGGCGGGATCGTTTTGCAATTCGCAAAACAGACCGGAGCGCAATCCGGCGGAGCGGCCAGAGAACGACGTGCTCGTGAGACGGGCAAACCGGGTTGCTGGGCACAACGCCGCGGTGAGGACGCATGTCCGAATGCGCGATCGGCCAACGGTCGATATCTCTCCTGCGACACGCGAAGCCGAGCGGGGGAGGCCGTAAAGCTAAAGCGCTCGCCTTGGTCCAGCGCCCAAAATCGGCTATCAATTAGCAACCGCTAGAATATTCTTCTCCGACACCCCGGGCGGAACCCAGACATTCGCTGCGCTGCAGCTCCAGAACATGAGCTGACTTGACAGCCGACCTTGGTGCGATCGAGGCGGGCAGAGAATAGATGGCAGATGTGCCCGGATTTCCTGTGCAAGCAGCTGAAACTACGATATCGTCAAGGCAGTTGAGACAGAGGCTGGCCCTACTGGCCTGAAAAAGCCAATAATGGCTAGAGCGAAGTTACAGGCACCGATTTTGATGAGACCAAGAGACTATTTTCTCTACCATTTGAACTACACAGAGTTCGAAGAACTAGTCACAACGATTTGTAAGTACTGGCTTGGAGAAGGCGTTGGTCGTTTTGCAGAGGGCAAGGATGGCGGACGCGATGCTCGATTTAACGGCAAAGCAGATCGATATCCAAGTGAGTCAGGTTCATGGGACGGTAAGATCGTGATCCAGGCGAAGCATACCAAAACGCCGAATGCATCGTGTTCAGACAGCGATTTTCAATCGAATTTCAAAGACGCTGACAAAGGCGAGCGCCCAAAGATAAAGCGTTTGATGGATGAAGGGCTATTGTCCCATTATATGGTGTTCACGAACAGGAAGCTAACTGGCGGGGCCGATGAGAAGGTTCTAAAGGCGATCTCCTCCTTAGGAATGGAAGACGCGGTCATCGTCGGCCTTGAAGACATCGACCAGTTCCTTCATTCACATCCTGAGATCGCGCGATCACTACCCTCCCGTGCATATCAGCGACCTTTCGAGTTTGATGCAACTGACATGGTTGAAGTGATTGCAGGGCTAGGCGAGGTAATCACGGATACGGGCAGCAAGTTTGAAAGCGTCTCTGACCTCGAATTGGTGAATAAAAAGAAGGTCAAAAACAAGGTCAACAACATGTCGGCTTCATATTACCAAACGGTGGTTGTTGACGGGTTCATGGCGCTCTTTCCGGAAATGAAGGGCTTTTTGGAGAACGAGCGCAACGCCAACTACCGGGGAATGTATCATGATATCGCTGACGAACTGCGGCAGAAGATAGTGCTATTTCGGGATCAGTTTGACAGATTTGAAGAGGTGTTGGTCTACCTTTATGATGAGGTAAGAACCACTAAACCAGAGTTAGCCGGACGACGCAGATACATTACCTTCCTTCTGTGCTACATGTACTTCGACTGCGATATCGGAGAGCGCGAGCCACTCCAATGATCACACCCCACAAACATATGAACTTAGACGGTTCTGTTCTACGAGCTTCGTCCTTGATGCTTCGAGAAATATCAAGGCGTCGCACGCTCGAAATCGAAGTCCTAAGGGAGAGGCTGACAAAGAAACTTGGATCGGATTGCGCCCCCGTTTTCATGCCAGCGCTCAGTTTCCTCTACCTTCTCGGTAAAATTGAATACCATGCGAAAACAGACTCCGTTGAGTTCCGATCGGAGGCCGCCTGATGCAACTGAGTAGGCTATACTGCAATCGGCCTGACGTTTTCGGTCCCATCGAGTTTAATTCGAGAGATCAATCTCATCTCTTGAACGTAGTATTTGGCGCAGTCAGACAGCCGAAAAACAAGAACAGAGACTCTCATAACCTAGGTAAAACGACTCTGATTCACGTAATCGATTTTATGTTGCTCAAGGACATAACCGGCTCATCGCATTTCTTTGAGACTCACGCGCATCGCTTCGAAATGCTAACGTTGTTCTTTGAAATCTCGGTTGGTGATGGAACCATGGTAACGATCAGGAGATCGGTCGCTGAACCAACCAAGATTGCGATCGTTCGACATGAAGACGTGCTACTAGACCTTTGCAAAAATCCTCCCGAAGCCTGGGATCATGAAGATCTGTCGTTGTCGGCCGCTCGGGAGATCTTGGACGGGATCTTGAACCTTCGAGTGATCGAACCCTACGATTTCCGCAAGGCACAAACGTATTTTCTGCGCACTCAAGCTGACTACAATAGCGTTCTTCAGCTCCAGAAGTTCCAAGTTGGTCAGCACAAGTTTTGGAAGCCCTTCGTCATGACGATGCTAGGTTTTGACGAGAAGCCTGTCATGCGAAAATACGAACTCGATCAGAGAATCGAGACGGCTGAAGAAAATAAAAAGAAGCGTGAGGCAGAGCTTCAGGTTGAAGAACACGATCTCTTGCGGATGAATGCGGAGATAGCGAGTTTGCGGACGCAACTCAAAGAAACGGAAGAACAGCTTGATCGCTTCGAATTCTCAGATCAAGAGCGCCGGATGATGACCGAACTCGTTGGCGACATCGAGGCACGCGTACGTGACATAAACGGAGAACTCTACAACATCGAAATCGATGTTCGAAATGTGGAAAAGGCACTTTCCAGCAAGCTGGACTTCAAGCTCTCAGAAATCGAGAAAATATTCGAAGAAACTGGAGTCCATTTCCCAAACCAATTGAAGCGGAACTATGAGCAGCTTGTTGACTTCAACCGCGCGCTATCTCGCGAACGCAACCAATCACTTCGCGACCGTCGGAAGCAATTGCTAGATGCGCAGAGTTCATTGCGAGATGAAAAAGAAGCAGAAGACGCAAAACGCCAGCAATATCGGTCTATATTGCAAGACTCAGATACGCTTGAAAAATTTAAGGCGTTGCAAAGGGGTCTCTCGGAACAACGGGCAGAGCTAACTTATCTTGAAGGCCAGTATGCCCGTCTCACGGAAATCAGTGCGATCGAAGATCAAATCAGCGAACTGAAGCGCGATCGAAGCGTCGCTCAGGACGAGATCAAACAGCAGATCATTAAGAGTACAACACCGATGGATCGCATCGCGGAGAACTTTCGCACCTACTGCAAACGCGTACTTGATCATGATGGGTTATTTTTTCTCAACCAGAACACTTACGGCAACGCGGAGTTCAAGATTGAGCTGAAGGAGCGGATATCTTCGAAAGCATCTCGCCAAGCCGACGGCAAAAGCTACAAGCAGATTGTCTGCGCACTGTTCGACCTTGCTTTGCTCAAAGCCTACGAAGACGCCCCATTTTATCATTTCGTGTATCATGATGGCATCCTCGAAGGCCTTGATGATCGGAAGAAAACACTCTTTCTAGAACTCGTTCACGAAATTATCGCGCCATCGAAAATCCAGTACATTCTTTCAGTAATTGATGCAGATCTTCCACGGCTTGAAGACGGTAGTAAGGTCGAGTTCGATACGGACGAGATTATCCTGCAACTCGATGACAGCGGGGACAAAGGGCGCTTATTCCGGATGGCCGAGTTTTGATTCCAGTCCTGAGAAGCTTTTGGAGAACAGGAGGCCCTACGTTTTACCGTACCGCAAAACGTGGATTAAACATCGCGCTGTTTGTGTCGCAGCGAACGTCGTCATAGCTGGCTGCAACTGCAGCATTTTGTGTCACTTGGCACTTAATTGTAAGATTG
This genomic stretch from Sulfitobacter pacificus harbors:
- a CDS encoding ABC-three component system protein; translated protein: MARAKLQAPILMRPRDYFLYHLNYTEFEELVTTICKYWLGEGVGRFAEGKDGGRDARFNGKADRYPSESGSWDGKIVIQAKHTKTPNASCSDSDFQSNFKDADKGERPKIKRLMDEGLLSHYMVFTNRKLTGGADEKVLKAISSLGMEDAVIVGLEDIDQFLHSHPEIARSLPSRAYQRPFEFDATDMVEVIAGLGEVITDTGSKFESVSDLELVNKKKVKNKVNNMSASYYQTVVVDGFMALFPEMKGFLENERNANYRGMYHDIADELRQKIVLFRDQFDRFEEVLVYLYDEVRTTKPELAGRRRYITFLLCYMYFDCDIGEREPLQ
- a CDS encoding ABC-three component system middle component 8 translates to MLREISRRRTLEIEVLRERLTKKLGSDCAPVFMPALSFLYLLGKIEYHAKTDSVEFRSEAA
- a CDS encoding DUF2326 domain-containing protein — encoded protein: MLLKDITGSSHFFETHAHRFEMLTLFFEISVGDGTMVTIRRSVAEPTKIAIVRHEDVLLDLCKNPPEAWDHEDLSLSAAREILDGILNLRVIEPYDFRKAQTYFLRTQADYNSVLQLQKFQVGQHKFWKPFVMTMLGFDEKPVMRKYELDQRIETAEENKKKREAELQVEEHDLLRMNAEIASLRTQLKETEEQLDRFEFSDQERRMMTELVGDIEARVRDINGELYNIEIDVRNVEKALSSKLDFKLSEIEKIFEETGVHFPNQLKRNYEQLVDFNRALSRERNQSLRDRRKQLLDAQSSLRDEKEAEDAKRQQYRSILQDSDTLEKFKALQRGLSEQRAELTYLEGQYARLTEISAIEDQISELKRDRSVAQDEIKQQIIKSTTPMDRIAENFRTYCKRVLDHDGLFFLNQNTYGNAEFKIELKERISSKASRQADGKSYKQIVCALFDLALLKAYEDAPFYHFVYHDGILEGLDDRKKTLFLELVHEIIAPSKIQYILSVIDADLPRLEDGSKVEFDTDEIILQLDDSGDKGRLFRMAEF